Proteins from a single region of Elgaria multicarinata webbii isolate HBS135686 ecotype San Diego chromosome 23, rElgMul1.1.pri, whole genome shotgun sequence:
- the LOC134412960 gene encoding calcyphosin-like protein has protein sequence MEAGAGAIEKLRAKCLQRGASGIKGLARFFRIMDDDRSKSLDLEEFLKGLQDVGVPLERGEVEEIFKLCDKNRSGTLDFNEFLEALRPPMSKARKDIIGAAFRKLDRTGDGLVTVEDLRGVYNSQSHPKFKSGEWTEDQVFRAFLDSFDSPDDKDGKITAEEFLNYYSGVSASIDSDGYFVDMMKAAWKV, from the exons ATGGAGGCCGGCGCTGGTGCCATTGAAAAACTCAGAGCGAAGTGCTTGCAAAGAGGTGCTTCCGGCATCAAGGGACTGGCCAG GTTTTTCCGCATTATGGACGATGACAGGAGCAAGTCTTTGGACCTGGAAGAATTTCTGAAGGGTCTCCAGGATGTCGGGGTCCCTCTGGAACGAGGCGAAGTAGAGGAGATTTTCAAGCTGTGCGATAAGAACCGGAGTGGCACCCTGGACTTTAATGAGTTCTTGGAGGCCCTGCGG CCTCCCATGTCCAAAGCCCGGAAGGACATCATCGGAGCCGCCTTCCGGAAACTGGACCGCACCGGCGATGGGCTGGTGACCGTGGAGGACCTGCGGGGCGTCTACAACAGCCAGTCTCACCCCAAGTTCAAGAGTGGTGAATGGACGGAGGACCAGGTCTTCCGGGCCTTCCTGGACAGCTTTGACTCTCCTGATGACAAAGATGGGAAG ATCACGGCTGAAGAATTCCTGAACTACTACAGCGGCGTCAGCGCCTCCATCGACAGCGACGGGTATTTCGTGGACATGATGAAGGCGGCCTGGAAGGTGTAG
- the VMAC gene encoding vimentin-type intermediate filament-associated coiled-coil protein has translation MSSAPGAPPTPVQIREANAHLAALHGRVAELERRLAAAEHTVRGQAESLIRKDAEMRQAVQGLRRGKDREIATLEEKLQSSEENGRRLLGVIQEKDAAIAQLRHRSRLLTKICRSRPVLDNLLAYMAEGEQLSPVLAPRSGRGSPNRSPSPEANCLPDLDLDTRDFSVADDDQDSDKTLFGTTV, from the exons ATGTCGTCGGCGCCGGGCGCGCCGCCGACGCCGGTGCAGATCCGCGAGGCCAACGCGCACCTGGCCGCGCTGCACGGGCGCGTGGCCGAGCTGGAGCGGCGCCTGGCGGCCGCCGAGCACACGGTGCGGGGCCAGGCCGAGAGCCTCATCCGCAAGGACGCCGAGATGCGCCAGGCCGTGCAGGGGCTGCGCCGGGGCAAGGACAG GGAAATCGCCACTCTGGAGGAGAAGCTGCAGTCCTCCGAGGAGAACGGCCGGAGGCTCCTGGGCGTGATCCAGGAAAAGGACGCCGCCATCGCGCAGCTCCGCCACCGCAGCCGCCTCCTCACCAAGATCTGCCGCAGCCGCCCCGTCCTGGACAATCTCCTGGCCTACATGGCCGAGGGGGAGCAGCTGAGCCCCGTCCTCGCACCCCGGAGCGGCCGGGGCTCCCCAAACCGGAGCCCGTCGCCGGAGGCAAACTGCCTCCCTGATCTCGATTTGGACACCAGGGACTTCTCCGTTGCGGACGACGACCAGGATTCAGACAAGACGCTGTTCGGGACCACGGTGTGA